One segment of Saprospiraceae bacterium DNA contains the following:
- a CDS encoding T9SS type A sorting domain-containing protein, translating to MDNNLTQYTMNTRLAISLLLFSLSLRLTAQLPPGSQAPDFTTQDIKGQTWHLHGLLEQGKIVLLVFGATWCHPCWAYHNSQVLQQLFQTHGPEGSNMLQVLFVESDPNTNAECLSGQQGCSSFSLGNWVGGASFPFIDNAALADSFQVNYYPTIFIVCPSKRVYQVGQSNVEALWEKALECPVAAGVNNAGIYNYTVGTAQREVCQSLGVAPSFSLVNLGANPLTQASLTLHWNDLLQQTQQWQGYLPQYDEAIIEFDSMTLSGAGVLKTTIASINGLVGDDDFSNNIYFDHYASASTFSTTQIILKIKTDDFGAETYWELRDEQGVVLHKGGNSNVGPDGGGRLGLTLPGPGSYNNNTLINKTLALPSDGCYSILFVDAYGDGMCCNYGNGYYRVFNANNPVIPVISGGEFGAVEHRGFEVASISSVLRPAAEPIQLRFYPNPSSDILHVAFSLNNSSEVSATIFNAVGQLTHQVSPEKLASGEHRWTFSLEGWTRGTYFIRLQVGDVAVMQKFVVAE from the coding sequence GTGGACAATAATTTGACACAATATACCATGAATACTCGGCTGGCAATTTCGCTCCTCCTCTTCTCGCTAAGCCTTCGGCTTACGGCACAATTGCCGCCCGGTAGTCAAGCACCGGATTTCACCACGCAAGACATCAAAGGCCAGACTTGGCATTTGCACGGGCTCCTTGAACAAGGCAAAATCGTTCTGCTTGTTTTTGGTGCGACGTGGTGTCACCCTTGTTGGGCTTACCATAACAGCCAGGTTTTGCAGCAACTTTTTCAGACGCACGGGCCAGAAGGAAGCAATATGCTGCAAGTCTTGTTCGTGGAAAGCGACCCCAACACCAATGCCGAATGTCTCAGTGGTCAGCAGGGGTGCAGCAGCTTTTCATTGGGCAATTGGGTAGGTGGCGCTTCTTTTCCATTTATTGACAATGCCGCTCTCGCGGATAGTTTTCAGGTCAATTATTACCCGACCATCTTCATTGTTTGTCCAAGCAAGAGGGTCTATCAAGTAGGTCAGTCAAACGTTGAGGCTTTATGGGAAAAAGCGCTCGAATGTCCGGTTGCCGCAGGTGTCAACAATGCAGGCATTTACAATTACACAGTTGGCACCGCGCAGCGGGAAGTTTGCCAATCGTTGGGTGTCGCGCCGTCTTTTTCTTTGGTCAATCTCGGTGCCAACCCACTGACCCAAGCATCGCTCACCTTGCATTGGAATGATTTGTTGCAGCAGACCCAGCAGTGGCAGGGCTATTTGCCGCAATATGACGAAGCTATCATCGAGTTTGATTCGATGACGCTCTCTGGGGCTGGCGTTTTAAAAACTACGATTGCCTCCATCAACGGCCTGGTTGGCGACGACGATTTTTCAAACAATATCTATTTTGACCATTACGCCTCGGCATCCACTTTCAGCACCACGCAAATCATCCTAAAAATAAAAACCGACGATTTCGGCGCAGAGACTTACTGGGAACTTCGCGACGAGCAAGGGGTGGTGCTTCACAAAGGAGGAAATAGCAACGTGGGGCCTGACGGCGGCGGTAGGCTTGGGCTGACATTGCCCGGCCCTGGCTCCTACAACAACAATACGCTCATCAACAAAACACTCGCCCTGCCCAGCGATGGGTGCTACTCTATTCTTTTTGTGGATGCTTATGGCGATGGAATGTGCTGCAACTATGGCAACGGCTACTACCGAGTTTTCAATGCCAACAACCCTGTGATACCAGTGATTTCAGGGGGTGAGTTCGGAGCCGTGGAGCATCGCGGATTTGAGGTGGCCAGCATCTCTTCCGTCCTTCGCCCCGCCGCCGAGCCTATCCAGTTGCGATTTTACCCCAACCCAAGCTCGGATATACTTCACGTCGCATTTAGTCTCAACAACTCCTCTGAGGTATCGGCCACCATATTCAACGCTGTGGGTCAGTTGACCCATCAAGTGTCTCCTGAAAAGTTGGCTTCTGGTGAGCACAGATGGACTTTTTCCTTGGAAGGCTGGACGAGGGGCACCTACTTCATCCGATTGCAAGTAGGTGATGTTGCGGTGATGCAAAAATTTGTTGTCGCTGAATGA
- a CDS encoding T9SS type A sorting domain-containing protein encodes MKNLLFTLVFSLFTASLVLAQSFTISPDTVTVFATPDIFDVEAHNEMTNMTNNTITIRWERTILVNPGNLDVQVCDPILCYAPFVDTRTFPLVGDTTITMIIHLLNPEELDPYNAVVQMVYTDVDNPSNTKTSIYVFNIETTSTNNPQPLANVKLYPNPVTEYFSLDNAEEVGRVLVFARDGRQVATFNAATNQTYSIATLPTGAYVVALESKKGRVFQAIEVKKN; translated from the coding sequence ATGAAGAACTTGCTTTTTACACTCGTTTTCTCCCTTTTTACCGCCTCTTTGGTGCTCGCCCAATCGTTCACTATCAGCCCCGATACAGTCACAGTGTTTGCCACCCCCGACATTTTTGATGTGGAAGCACACAACGAGATGACCAACATGACCAACAATACCATCACCATCCGATGGGAACGTACCATCCTCGTCAACCCGGGCAATCTGGACGTTCAGGTGTGTGACCCCATTCTCTGCTACGCCCCATTTGTGGACACAAGAACCTTCCCGTTGGTGGGCGACACCACCATCACCATGATTATCCACCTGCTCAACCCAGAGGAATTGGACCCTTACAATGCCGTCGTGCAAATGGTCTATACCGATGTGGACAACCCGAGCAACACAAAAACCTCAATCTATGTGTTCAACATAGAAACCACCAGCACAAACAATCCCCAGCCCCTCGCCAATGTGAAGCTCTACCCCAACCCGGTGACGGAATACTTTTCGCTCGACAACGCCGAAGAAGTAGGCCGCGTGTTGGTGTTCGCCCGCGACGGACGTCAGGTCGCCACCTTCAATGCCGCCACCAACCAGACATACTCCATCGCCACCCTTCCGACAGGAGCCTATGTCGTTGCGCTGGAAAGCAAAAAAGGGCGCGTTTTCCAAGCGATTGAAGTCAAGAAGAACTGA
- a CDS encoding M23 family metallopeptidase has translation MGRKEKFVYNIHTLTYEKVVIPLKTRILRAFGFFSVVLVTSAAMLAVFYSLFPSPREKELIQEIGKMEYKYNQLNGQLDMMSKVLSNIQQRDANVHRAVFGMDPIDQDVWGAGIGGHEAHPELSAFKYGGKTLGATLERVDMLSRQLTLQSKSLDTLQDLANNQQQMLASLPSVKPVREDKLQKSIGTLSGFGYRVHPVYKIRKFHAGLDFPARVGTAIQASGDGVVVESGWHSGYGNCVKIKHGYGYETVYGHMNKIIVRPGERVKKGQKIGEVGDTGLSTAPHLHYEVHYKGNPVNPINFCMDNLTPKEYQQMVNQANSASQSLD, from the coding sequence ATGGGCAGGAAAGAAAAGTTCGTTTACAACATCCACACCTTAACCTACGAAAAAGTCGTAATCCCACTCAAAACCCGCATCCTACGAGCCTTCGGATTTTTCTCCGTCGTTCTTGTCACTTCCGCAGCGATGCTTGCCGTATTCTACTCGCTTTTTCCTTCTCCGCGCGAAAAAGAGCTGATACAGGAAATCGGGAAAATGGAATACAAATACAACCAGCTCAACGGCCAATTAGACATGATGTCGAAGGTGTTGAGCAATATCCAACAACGTGATGCCAATGTCCACCGTGCTGTCTTCGGCATGGACCCGATAGACCAAGACGTCTGGGGCGCAGGCATCGGTGGCCACGAAGCTCACCCCGAGCTCTCTGCATTCAAATATGGTGGCAAAACGCTGGGCGCTACCCTCGAAAGGGTGGATATGCTCAGCCGACAGCTGACGTTGCAAAGCAAATCATTGGATACCCTTCAGGATTTAGCGAACAACCAACAACAAATGCTTGCCTCCTTGCCCAGTGTAAAGCCCGTTCGAGAAGACAAGTTGCAGAAAAGCATTGGGACGCTTTCTGGATTCGGGTATCGTGTGCACCCTGTCTATAAAATCAGAAAATTCCATGCAGGGCTTGATTTTCCTGCGCGTGTTGGCACCGCCATTCAAGCTTCTGGCGACGGGGTGGTCGTCGAAAGCGGTTGGCACTCAGGCTATGGCAATTGCGTGAAAATCAAACACGGATACGGCTATGAGACAGTCTATGGACACATGAACAAAATCATAGTGAGGCCGGGCGAGAGAGTCAAAAAAGGGCAAAAAATCGGAGAGGTTGGAGACACGGGTCTTTCTACCGCGCCGCACTTGCACTATGAAGTTCACTACAAGGGCAATCCCGTCAACCCCATCAATTTTTGCATGGACAACCTGACACCCAAAGAGTATCAGCAGATGGTGAACCAAGCCAACAGTGCCAGCCAGTCGCTGGATTGA
- a CDS encoding tetratricopeptide repeat protein, protein MKHFLPHFIQENFRAGNMKGHLHAFTMFVDLSGFTRLTEKLMAEGSEGAEEMSRILNHIFQPTVELVYERGGFIPYFAGDSFTAIFPIAPQNQSVDDERQLALTVVHTACATLRRFMSDREDDDSMLSEHQIGIKIGLSEGEVEWGIVGQGRKGYYFRGEPIEGCSQAQVLACSLEVVSDARFLKYLDPQAVISESLGDGFFKLNLEHFAPNIPPVDSNATNKRPHPASPSSKQVLPSPDPAIMAEFLPKEVFENPGIGEFRNVVSVFLSFEGVDTHEALDHFASVVLGQSENFGGYFKEIDFGDKGGVMFCIFGAPVSFENNSERALEYIVAIQDDLRHLEQLTGARYRAGIASGTAFTGVIGSGERCQYAAVGARVNLGARLMMKAEWGEVMTDENVQRNRNFKFTARGEGYFKGFEQAIPTFVLTGRNLAGRTSFSGEYFGRETELKTLVEFATPLREHRFSGVAFVFGEAGIGKSRISYEFRRQLRENMAVTWFTCQSDQILRKPFNPFIYLLKNYFEQSPENDSAHNRELFESNFLELQYELTESRHPEADAVRREIARTQSVLAAMVGIHYPGSLWEQLDARGRYQNSLSALANLFVAESLLQPTVIELEDTHWYDEMSREFLQQFIRRARSYQMMFVATSRYEDDGSKSWIFRPSMLDELGVRHTEVDLNFLSPEDLKAFAETRLGGTLHPDLLELLQRMTQGNPFYIGQMVDYFTEANLLKTSDGMLQLNNAADFQIADSVKTIMMARIDRLSGLVKETVKAAAVIGREFELPVLSAVMAKQEEFIRENGDLEIVLKEQIQTAEKWQIWHAMNELRYIFRHSLLREAAYDMQLRTRLRELHHQIAEAIEQLYPNSEERFVDLAFHYEQAEDEQKTNRFLEKAARWSQRNYLNRQALKFYQKLIDNLKGSSKKNKKTIKFLLRKGAVNELVGQWDEAEQDYRAALDRAKSLNDWYLIGRSNRRLGQLLMLRGNYTDAKKHLDVAVTCFELADDQVGIAKTYGNLGTFFFRQGSYDAAKSWFAKAIEINRSVQRDAENAAIVANLGLIFMNQGHYDEGVRWLEEQLDIADRAADKQGLMTLYTNLGIIYLEKGSLDSALLCLEKGLALSEELGNKLFMTICIGSIGSVWEKKGDYPKAMQNFERDLVLCKELGDKQGTAIACGLIGDLLSVIGDFDRAIEYLEQNLQLSRELNYKKGIAKALNTLGDTWFYKGDYKKSIAFYNEAIEHAREMGNKLVLGYSLIEKGVVHVHAGELSTARQLLEEGRDIALALGNSELTFGANILRAQVILSEGNRQEAIRQLQQLMALARTEREEAAVHFELRRVADHPTQHHLKALTLYRNLYARTPQYIYKVRVEELEKEVSA, encoded by the coding sequence TTGAAACACTTCCTGCCACACTTCATTCAGGAAAACTTCCGCGCCGGGAACATGAAGGGCCACCTTCATGCCTTTACCATGTTTGTTGACCTCAGCGGATTCACTCGTCTGACGGAAAAACTGATGGCGGAAGGTTCGGAAGGCGCAGAGGAAATGTCCCGCATCCTCAACCACATTTTTCAGCCCACGGTAGAATTGGTCTATGAGCGAGGCGGATTCATCCCTTACTTTGCTGGCGATAGTTTCACGGCGATATTTCCTATTGCCCCCCAAAATCAATCGGTGGACGATGAACGTCAACTGGCTCTGACGGTCGTGCATACCGCGTGCGCCACGCTTCGGCGCTTTATGAGCGACCGCGAAGACGATGATTCTATGCTGTCAGAGCATCAGATTGGTATCAAAATCGGGCTTTCGGAAGGAGAGGTGGAATGGGGCATCGTGGGGCAGGGCCGCAAAGGCTATTATTTTCGTGGAGAACCCATCGAGGGCTGCTCTCAGGCGCAGGTGCTGGCTTGCAGTCTGGAAGTGGTGTCCGATGCCCGATTTTTGAAATACTTGGACCCCCAAGCTGTCATTAGCGAATCGTTGGGCGATGGGTTCTTCAAACTCAATTTAGAGCATTTCGCCCCCAACATACCGCCTGTTGATTCAAACGCCACTAACAAGCGCCCTCATCCGGCATCACCATCCTCAAAACAAGTTTTGCCTTCGCCCGACCCGGCCATCATGGCGGAGTTTCTGCCAAAAGAGGTTTTTGAAAACCCCGGTATTGGCGAGTTTCGCAACGTGGTGAGTGTGTTCCTTTCTTTTGAAGGGGTGGATACGCACGAGGCACTCGACCATTTTGCCTCGGTGGTGCTTGGGCAGAGTGAGAATTTTGGCGGGTATTTCAAAGAAATAGACTTTGGCGACAAGGGAGGAGTCATGTTTTGCATCTTCGGCGCGCCTGTTTCGTTTGAAAACAATTCGGAACGCGCACTCGAATACATCGTCGCGATACAAGACGACTTGAGGCATCTGGAGCAGCTTACAGGCGCTCGCTACCGCGCCGGCATTGCTTCCGGCACAGCATTCACGGGCGTGATTGGGAGCGGCGAACGCTGCCAATATGCCGCCGTGGGCGCTCGCGTCAATCTTGGCGCTCGCCTCATGATGAAGGCCGAATGGGGCGAAGTAATGACCGACGAAAATGTACAGCGCAACCGCAATTTTAAGTTCACTGCTCGCGGCGAAGGATATTTTAAAGGTTTTGAGCAGGCGATTCCGACATTCGTGCTGACAGGACGCAATCTGGCCGGACGCACGAGCTTCTCCGGTGAGTATTTCGGACGTGAGACCGAGCTGAAGACATTGGTCGAATTCGCCACTCCTTTGCGCGAGCATCGGTTTTCGGGGGTCGCATTCGTTTTTGGAGAGGCGGGCATTGGGAAGAGCAGGATTAGCTACGAGTTTCGCAGACAGCTGCGAGAAAACATGGCAGTCACATGGTTTACTTGTCAAAGTGACCAGATTCTGCGCAAGCCATTCAACCCCTTTATTTATTTGCTCAAAAACTATTTCGAGCAAAGCCCCGAAAACGACTCGGCACACAACCGCGAGCTGTTTGAAAGCAACTTTCTCGAACTTCAATATGAACTCACGGAAAGCCGACACCCGGAAGCCGATGCCGTGCGCCGAGAAATAGCGCGAACCCAAAGCGTGCTGGCGGCTATGGTCGGCATTCATTATCCAGGCTCGCTGTGGGAACAGCTGGATGCCCGCGGGCGCTACCAAAACAGTCTTTCGGCGCTTGCCAACCTTTTTGTGGCGGAGTCGCTGCTCCAACCGACGGTCATCGAATTGGAAGACACCCATTGGTACGACGAGATGAGCCGAGAATTCTTGCAACAATTTATCCGGCGAGCTCGCAGCTATCAGATGATGTTTGTGGCAACCAGCCGCTATGAGGACGATGGCTCCAAGTCATGGATTTTTCGCCCCTCCATGCTCGACGAGCTAGGAGTGCGCCACACCGAAGTAGATTTGAATTTTCTTTCTCCAGAGGACTTGAAGGCTTTTGCCGAAACTCGACTGGGCGGCACACTCCATCCCGATTTGCTCGAGCTGTTGCAACGCATGACTCAAGGCAACCCATTCTACATCGGGCAAATGGTGGACTACTTCACGGAGGCCAATTTGCTGAAAACCAGCGACGGGATGTTGCAACTCAACAATGCGGCGGATTTTCAGATTGCCGATTCGGTCAAAACGATCATGATGGCTCGCATTGATAGGCTAAGCGGTCTTGTAAAAGAAACAGTGAAGGCAGCGGCTGTTATTGGGCGAGAGTTTGAGCTGCCTGTTTTGTCTGCCGTGATGGCTAAGCAAGAGGAATTTATTCGGGAAAATGGCGACCTTGAGATAGTGTTGAAAGAGCAAATTCAGACCGCCGAGAAATGGCAAATCTGGCACGCGATGAATGAGCTGCGCTACATTTTTCGCCACTCTCTGCTGCGAGAGGCGGCTTATGATATGCAATTGCGCACCCGCCTGCGCGAGCTGCATCATCAGATTGCCGAAGCGATAGAGCAGCTGTACCCCAACTCGGAAGAACGATTTGTGGATTTGGCCTTCCACTACGAGCAAGCGGAGGACGAACAAAAGACCAACAGGTTTTTGGAAAAAGCCGCTCGTTGGTCGCAGCGCAACTACCTGAACCGTCAGGCATTGAAATTTTATCAAAAACTGATTGACAACCTCAAGGGCAGTTCCAAAAAGAACAAAAAAACCATCAAGTTCTTGCTGCGCAAAGGAGCGGTGAACGAGCTCGTCGGTCAGTGGGACGAAGCCGAGCAAGACTACCGCGCCGCGCTTGACCGCGCCAAAAGCCTCAACGATTGGTACCTCATCGGGCGCAGCAACCGCCGCCTTGGCCAACTCCTGATGCTGCGCGGAAACTACACCGATGCCAAAAAACACTTGGATGTCGCCGTCACCTGCTTCGAACTGGCCGACGACCAAGTGGGCATTGCGAAAACGTATGGCAACCTCGGAACTTTCTTCTTCAGGCAGGGAAGCTACGACGCGGCGAAGAGCTGGTTTGCCAAAGCCATCGAAATAAACCGCTCCGTGCAGCGCGATGCCGAAAACGCCGCCATTGTCGCCAACCTCGGCCTCATTTTCATGAACCAAGGCCATTATGATGAAGGTGTCCGGTGGCTAGAAGAACAGCTCGACATTGCCGACCGAGCTGCCGACAAGCAGGGATTGATGACGCTCTACACAAACCTGGGCATCATTTACTTGGAAAAAGGTTCGCTCGACTCGGCATTGCTGTGTCTTGAAAAGGGGCTGGCACTTTCGGAAGAATTGGGCAACAAACTCTTCATGACTATATGCATCGGTTCGATTGGCTCCGTGTGGGAGAAAAAAGGCGATTACCCGAAGGCAATGCAGAACTTCGAGCGCGACCTCGTGCTTTGCAAAGAACTGGGCGACAAACAAGGCACCGCTATCGCCTGTGGCCTTATCGGCGACCTGCTATCCGTCATTGGCGACTTCGACCGTGCCATTGAATACTTAGAGCAAAACCTCCAACTTTCCCGCGAATTGAACTACAAGAAAGGCATTGCGAAGGCGCTCAATACGTTGGGCGATACTTGGTTCTACAAAGGTGACTACAAAAAAAGTATAGCCTTCTACAACGAGGCCATCGAACACGCCCGCGAGATGGGCAACAAATTGGTGTTGGGCTACTCGCTTATCGAAAAAGGCGTGGTGCACGTTCACGCAGGGGAGCTCTCCACCGCTCGTCAACTGCTGGAAGAGGGCCGCGATATTGCCCTAGCTTTGGGCAACTCGGAGCTCACTTTCGGTGCCAACATACTGCGAGCACAAGTCATCCTTTCCGAAGGCAATCGCCAAGAGGCCATACGCCAACTCCAACAACTCATGGCACTCGCCCGCACGGAGCGCGAGGAGGCGGCAGTACACTTCGAGCTGCGCAGGGTGGCCGACCATCCCACACAACATCATCTAAAGGCACTGACACTCTATCGAAACCTTTATGCCCGTACCCCCCAGTATATCTACAAGGTGAGGGTGGAAGAGCTCGAAAAAGAGGTCAGCGCCTGA
- a CDS encoding DPP IV N-terminal domain-containing protein gives MKKILLRHSTTAIRLAPIALLCFLPLFLAAQPSTITMSDAILKGRSVLAPASLRQLQWVPGTSQFTHVVNNKIVRVNAPDMTIDTLDFLPVINEGLKAQGLQPLDGMPPMSWVDAEKLWFHTEKEIFTYSPSEGLKSRNWHPSDAENIDIHDKTYHVAYTKDNGLWVSIGGKDLGVAQSEEDGIVYGKSVHREEFGIYKGTFWSPSGRYLAFYRMDERRVTKYPVYVLDSMPAQARFIRYPYAGMESHHVTVGVFDTQNAKTIYLQTGEPKEQYLTNIAWTPDDKFILIAVVNREQKHLWLKQFDATTGAFVKTLFEETSDKWVEPEAPVQFVPGNNAQFVWQSERNGYNHLYLYDMSGKMLRQLSKGAMPVTKFYGFSADGSNCFYQIADETGLNRYIFSTNLKTGVIARLNEEEGVHIGIINSTGDWALDVFNNTAIPRFIYVQSIANPSDRRIVFGAKNPLEGYQLGLTRLVTIPSIGGATMNARMILPPDFDAKNKYPAIVNVYNGPHVQMVTNSWLGGGDLWMHRLAQQGFVVFSLDGRGSAHRGFAFESAIHRRLGDAEIEDQLTGANYLKAQTFIDPNRIGVYGWSYGGFMATSLLTRPEAKGVFKCGIAGGPVIDWRMYEIMYTERYMDTPQDNPEGYEKSSLFKYIDNLEGRLLMIHGSSDDVVLWQHSMRYIRECVRKGKQVDYFVYPEHQHNVLGKDRVHLFEKIEQFFKENLKETSGTKP, from the coding sequence ATGAAAAAAATACTCCTTCGTCATTCGACTACTGCTATTCGACTTGCGCCGATTGCCTTGCTTTGTTTTTTGCCCCTTTTTCTTGCCGCCCAACCCAGCACCATCACGATGTCCGACGCGATTTTGAAAGGGCGTTCGGTGTTGGCCCCCGCCAGTTTGCGGCAGTTGCAGTGGGTGCCCGGGACATCCCAATTCACACACGTCGTGAACAACAAAATCGTTCGTGTGAACGCGCCGGATATGACGATTGACACCTTGGACTTTTTACCCGTCATCAACGAGGGCCTCAAAGCGCAGGGACTGCAACCGCTCGATGGGATGCCGCCCATGAGTTGGGTAGATGCGGAAAAACTTTGGTTTCACACGGAAAAGGAAATTTTCACCTATTCGCCCTCAGAAGGCTTAAAATCGAGAAACTGGCATCCGAGCGATGCGGAAAACATTGATATTCACGATAAAACATACCATGTAGCCTACACCAAGGACAATGGCCTTTGGGTGAGTATCGGTGGCAAGGACTTGGGTGTGGCACAAAGCGAGGAAGATGGCATCGTGTACGGCAAAAGCGTCCATCGCGAGGAATTTGGTATCTACAAAGGCACGTTTTGGAGTCCTTCGGGGCGCTATCTGGCCTTCTATCGCATGGATGAGCGCAGGGTGACGAAGTATCCAGTTTATGTGCTGGACTCCATGCCTGCACAAGCACGATTCATTCGCTATCCTTACGCAGGCATGGAGAGCCACCATGTCACCGTCGGCGTTTTCGACACACAAAATGCCAAGACGATTTACCTTCAAACTGGCGAACCCAAAGAGCAATACCTGACTAATATCGCTTGGACACCCGACGACAAGTTTATCCTAATCGCCGTCGTCAATCGTGAGCAAAAACATCTTTGGCTCAAACAATTCGACGCGACCACGGGGGCCTTCGTCAAAACCCTTTTTGAAGAAACAAGCGACAAATGGGTGGAGCCGGAAGCCCCCGTCCAATTTGTGCCGGGCAACAATGCGCAGTTCGTCTGGCAAAGCGAAAGGAACGGATACAACCACCTCTATCTCTACGATATGTCGGGGAAAATGCTGCGCCAATTGAGCAAAGGAGCCATGCCAGTGACCAAATTTTACGGCTTTTCCGCCGATGGCTCCAATTGTTTTTACCAGATAGCCGACGAGACGGGGCTGAATCGCTATATTTTTTCCACAAACCTCAAAACTGGTGTCATCGCTCGCCTCAACGAAGAAGAAGGCGTGCACATTGGCATTATCAACAGCACCGGCGATTGGGCGCTTGATGTGTTCAACAACACCGCCATCCCACGTTTCATCTATGTCCAGTCCATCGCCAATCCTTCCGACCGACGCATTGTGTTTGGTGCTAAAAATCCCTTGGAAGGATATCAATTAGGACTTACGAGATTGGTGACCATTCCTTCCATCGGTGGTGCCACAATGAATGCTCGCATGATTCTGCCACCCGATTTTGACGCGAAAAATAAATACCCGGCCATCGTGAATGTGTACAATGGACCGCATGTTCAGATGGTCACCAACTCGTGGCTGGGTGGTGGCGACTTATGGATGCACCGACTGGCACAGCAGGGCTTTGTTGTTTTTTCGCTCGACGGGCGAGGGTCTGCCCATCGCGGTTTTGCTTTTGAGAGCGCCATTCATCGGCGTTTGGGCGATGCCGAAATCGAGGACCAACTGACTGGCGCCAATTATCTGAAAGCACAAACCTTCATTGACCCCAATCGCATTGGGGTGTATGGCTGGAGCTACGGGGGGTTCATGGCTACCTCATTGCTGACCCGCCCGGAGGCAAAAGGCGTGTTCAAATGCGGCATCGCGGGAGGGCCAGTGATTGATTGGCGCATGTACGAAATCATGTACACCGAACGATACATGGATACCCCGCAAGACAACCCGGAGGGCTATGAAAAAAGCAGTCTTTTCAAGTACATTGACAACCTCGAAGGCCGCTTGTTGATGATTCACGGCTCTTCTGATGATGTGGTGTTGTGGCAGCACTCGATGCGGTACATACGCGAGTGCGTGCGCAAAGGCAAACAGGTTGACTACTTCGTTTATCCCGAACATCAGCACAATGTGTTGGGCAAAGACCGGGTGCATTTGTTCGAGAAAATTGAACAGTTTTTCAAAGAAAATCTGAAAGAGACAAGCGGAACCAAGCCGTGA